In the Bordetella genomosp. 10 genome, one interval contains:
- a CDS encoding complex I NDUFA9 subunit family protein translates to MRILILGGTGFVGRHLAAALAKAGHSVRVPTRGYAHGRDLLVLPTVTLFQADIHDDATLDRLVEGCDAVVNLVGILHGDRGKPYGAAFARAHVTLPQRVAASCRRHGVRRFVQMSALGADSAGPSMYLRSKGDGEAAVRQAWADAAEPAWTLVRPSIIFGADDNFTNLFARLARRFPVLPLAGAEARVQPVHVADVAAAIAAMIANPHAAGKTYELAGPQVYTLGEVAGLCARWSGHPRLVCRVPDGLGRLQAGLLAMLPGTPLMTPDNLDSLRVDNVASGPMAPELGVVPASLDAVAPGYLGRHAGVYF, encoded by the coding sequence ATGCGTATCCTCATTCTGGGCGGTACAGGTTTCGTGGGCCGTCACCTGGCGGCGGCGCTGGCCAAGGCCGGGCACTCGGTGCGGGTTCCGACGCGCGGCTACGCGCACGGCCGCGACCTGCTGGTGCTGCCGACGGTCACGCTGTTCCAGGCCGACATCCACGACGACGCCACCCTGGACCGCCTGGTGGAGGGCTGCGACGCCGTGGTCAACCTGGTCGGCATCCTGCACGGCGATCGCGGCAAGCCTTACGGCGCCGCCTTCGCCCGCGCCCACGTCACCTTGCCGCAGCGCGTCGCCGCCAGTTGCCGCCGCCATGGCGTGCGGCGTTTCGTGCAGATGAGCGCGCTGGGCGCCGACAGCGCCGGGCCCAGCATGTACCTGCGTTCCAAGGGCGACGGCGAGGCCGCGGTGCGCCAGGCCTGGGCCGATGCCGCCGAACCCGCCTGGACGCTGGTGCGGCCGTCCATCATCTTCGGCGCCGACGATAACTTCACGAACCTGTTCGCGCGCCTGGCGCGCCGCTTTCCGGTGCTGCCGCTGGCCGGCGCCGAAGCGCGCGTGCAGCCGGTGCACGTGGCGGACGTGGCCGCCGCCATCGCGGCCATGATCGCCAACCCGCACGCCGCGGGCAAGACCTACGAGCTGGCCGGTCCGCAGGTCTACACGCTGGGCGAAGTCGCGGGCCTGTGCGCGCGCTGGAGCGGCCATCCGCGCCTCGTGTGCCGGGTGCCGGACGGCCTGGGGCGCCTGCAGGCGGGCCTGCTGGCCATGCTGCCCGGAACGCCGCTGATGACGCCCGACAACCTCGACAGCCTGCGCGTGGACAATGTGGCGTCGGGCCCCATGGCGCCCGAACTGGGGGTGGTGCCGGCCTCGCTGGACGCCGTGGCGCCGGGCTATCTCGGCCGCCACGCGGGCGTGTATTTCTAG
- a CDS encoding threo-3-hydroxy-L-aspartate ammonia-lyase — translation MSTALPTYDDVVAASERLQGVAHRTPVLTSSTADAIAGAKLFFKCENYQRMGAFKFRGGYNAIARLTPEQRARGVLTFSSGNHAQAIALASRLQGVKATIIMPLDAPAAKRAATEGYGGTVVTYDRYKEDREAVARRMQAETGATLIPPYDHADVIAGQGTAAKELFEDVGQLDYLFVCLGGGGLLSGSALSAAALSPSCQVYGVEPEAGNDGQQSLRAGKIVAIQPPKSIADGALTPFLGDLTFPIIQDKVKDILTVSDAQLVSTMKFFAERMKMVVEPTGCLGAAAVLQKVHPVAAGARVGVIISGGNVDLKAYGGYLAG, via the coding sequence ATGTCGACCGCTTTGCCCACCTATGATGACGTCGTTGCCGCCAGCGAGCGGCTCCAGGGAGTCGCCCACCGCACGCCGGTGCTGACGTCCTCCACCGCGGACGCCATCGCCGGAGCCAAGCTGTTCTTCAAATGCGAGAACTACCAGCGCATGGGCGCCTTCAAGTTCCGCGGCGGCTACAACGCCATCGCCAGGCTGACGCCCGAGCAGCGCGCCAGGGGCGTGCTGACCTTCTCCTCCGGCAACCACGCCCAGGCGATCGCCCTGGCGTCCAGGCTGCAAGGCGTGAAGGCCACCATCATCATGCCGCTGGACGCGCCGGCGGCCAAGCGCGCCGCCACCGAGGGCTACGGCGGCACGGTCGTCACCTACGACCGCTACAAGGAAGACCGCGAGGCCGTGGCCCGGCGCATGCAGGCCGAGACCGGCGCGACCCTGATCCCGCCCTACGACCATGCCGACGTCATCGCCGGTCAGGGCACCGCCGCCAAGGAATTGTTCGAGGACGTGGGGCAACTGGACTACCTGTTCGTCTGCCTCGGCGGCGGCGGCCTGCTGTCCGGCTCCGCGCTGTCGGCGGCGGCCCTGAGCCCGTCCTGCCAGGTGTACGGCGTCGAGCCCGAGGCGGGCAACGACGGCCAGCAATCCCTGCGGGCGGGCAAGATCGTCGCGATCCAGCCGCCCAAGTCCATCGCCGACGGCGCCTTGACCCCCTTTCTGGGCGACTTGACGTTTCCCATTATCCAGGACAAGGTTAAGGACATCCTGACGGTCAGCGATGCCCAGTTGGTGTCGACCATGAAGTTCTTCGCCGAGCGCATGAAGATGGTCGTCGAGCCGACGGGCTGCCTGGGCGCCGCCGCGGTGCTGCAAAAGGTGCATCCCGTCGCCGCCGGCGCCCGCGTCGGCGTCATCATCAGCGGCGGCAACGTCGACCTGAAGGCCTACGGCGGCTACCTGGCGGGCTGA
- a CDS encoding ATP-binding protein: protein MIHRLLSARIENDQALVRVRDRTRQVGDVFGLDNLQRTRLVTAVSEIARNVVQHAGEGRIEFFFRDEDEHAPQALIVRIVDDGPGMDVAALPANGQRADGRTMLGIAGSRRLVDRFDIASEPGGGTRVTLEMQRGHARPVISRAALAPLVEQLARRKSQTPVEELEQQNREMLLMLEELRLRQAELEKADERKDEFLAMLAHELRNPLSAIGTALELLKRKRNASEADFQRLGDLVARQTAQLTRLVNDLLDVSRVTRGKIELARAPVLLTDLIDHALETTHGAITARHHVLEYTPPAEPIWISADPIRFRQILSNLLHNAARYTPEHGRIAVRVAREGARVALSVEDNGIGIDAAMLPHVFDLFAQADTSLGRQDTGLGIGLTLVKRLLQLHGGSVEVQSAGLGKGSRFTVYMPVLARDAATPPARPEPAQAAPQPPQHAAAGSRILLIDDNVDAVHTLRQLLEDAGHVVAEAHTGERGVAVAELFSPNVVVIDIGLPGIDGFQVAQEIRAQPATSASLLVALSGYTSDAMRQRGRAAGFDRYLTKPADIDALEDMIREY from the coding sequence ATGATCCATAGATTGCTGTCGGCGCGCATCGAGAACGATCAGGCCCTGGTCCGGGTGCGCGACCGCACGCGCCAGGTCGGCGACGTCTTCGGCCTGGACAATCTGCAGCGCACCCGCCTGGTCACGGCGGTGTCCGAAATCGCCCGCAACGTGGTGCAGCATGCCGGCGAAGGCCGCATCGAGTTCTTCTTCCGCGACGAGGACGAGCACGCGCCGCAAGCCCTCATCGTCCGCATCGTCGACGACGGCCCGGGCATGGACGTGGCGGCCCTGCCGGCCAACGGGCAGCGCGCCGACGGCAGGACCATGCTGGGCATCGCCGGCAGCCGGCGGCTGGTGGACCGTTTCGATATCGCGTCCGAGCCGGGCGGCGGCACCCGCGTCACCCTGGAAATGCAGCGCGGCCATGCGCGGCCCGTCATCAGCCGCGCCGCGCTCGCGCCGCTGGTCGAACAACTGGCGCGCCGCAAATCGCAGACGCCGGTCGAGGAACTGGAACAGCAGAACCGCGAGATGCTGCTCATGCTGGAGGAGCTGCGGCTGCGCCAGGCCGAGCTGGAAAAGGCCGACGAGCGCAAGGACGAATTCCTGGCCATGCTGGCGCACGAGTTGCGCAATCCGCTGTCGGCGATCGGCACCGCGCTGGAGCTGCTCAAGCGCAAGCGCAACGCCAGCGAGGCCGATTTCCAGCGCCTCGGCGACCTGGTGGCGCGCCAGACGGCGCAACTGACGCGCCTGGTCAACGACCTGCTGGACGTGTCGCGCGTGACGCGCGGCAAGATCGAGCTGGCGCGGGCGCCGGTGCTGCTGACGGACCTCATCGATCACGCGCTGGAGACCACGCACGGCGCGATCACCGCCAGGCATCACGTCCTGGAGTACACGCCGCCCGCCGAACCGATCTGGATCAGCGCCGATCCCATCCGCTTTCGCCAGATCCTCAGCAACCTCCTGCACAACGCCGCGCGCTACACGCCCGAGCACGGGCGCATCGCCGTCCGGGTGGCGCGCGAGGGCGCGCGGGTCGCCCTCTCGGTGGAGGACAACGGGATCGGCATCGACGCCGCCATGCTGCCGCACGTGTTCGACCTGTTCGCCCAGGCCGACACCAGCCTGGGGCGCCAGGACACCGGCCTGGGCATCGGGCTGACGCTGGTGAAACGGCTGCTGCAGTTGCACGGCGGCAGCGTCGAGGTGCAGAGCGCGGGCCTGGGCAAGGGCAGCCGCTTCACCGTGTACATGCCGGTGCTCGCGCGCGACGCGGCGACGCCGCCCGCGCGGCCGGAGCCGGCGCAGGCCGCGCCGCAGCCGCCGCAGCACGCGGCAGCCGGTTCGCGCATCCTGCTCATCGACGACAACGTCGACGCGGTGCACACCTTGCGCCAACTGCTGGAGGACGCCGGCCACGTGGTGGCCGAAGCGCACACCGGCGAACGCGGCGTGGCGGTCGCGGAACTGTTCTCGCCCAACGTGGTGGTCATCGATATCGGCCTGCCCGGCATCGACGGCTTCCAGGTGGCGCAGGAAATCCGCGCGCAGCCGGCGACGTCGGCCAGCCTGCTGGTGGCGCTGTCCGGCTATACCTCCGACGCCATGCGCCAGCGCGGCCGCGCAGCCGGTTTCGACCGCTATCTGACCAAGCCGGCGGACATCGACGCGCTGGAAGACATGATCCGGGAGTACTGA
- the dusB gene encoding tRNA dihydrouridine synthase DusB: MRIGSWTLPNNVLVAPMAGVTDRPFRQLCKRLGAGYAVSEMAASNPRLWDSVKTSRRLNHEGEIAPVAVQIAGADPAMMAEAAVFNAAKGARIIDINMGCPVKKVCNLASGSALLRHEDLIARILDAVVQACRPLDVPVTLKTRTGWDREHRNALRIARLARDSGIAALTLHGRTRADMYTGQAEYDTIREVKAAIDIPVVANGDIDSPEKARHVLDYTGADAVMVGRAAQGKPWIFREIDYYLRTGDKLPPPTYGEMRDLLLEHLDDHYRFYGEHTGVRTARKHIGWYVDGLPGADAFRAHMNQIDGTGAQASAVADWFDRFACDARPAETLGEQTLLAA, translated from the coding sequence ATGCGTATCGGCTCCTGGACTCTCCCCAACAATGTGCTGGTCGCGCCCATGGCGGGCGTGACGGACCGGCCATTCCGCCAATTGTGCAAGCGGCTGGGGGCGGGCTATGCCGTCTCGGAAATGGCCGCCAGCAACCCGCGCCTGTGGGACAGTGTCAAGACCTCGCGCCGCCTGAACCACGAGGGCGAGATCGCTCCCGTGGCGGTGCAGATCGCCGGCGCGGATCCCGCCATGATGGCCGAGGCCGCCGTTTTCAACGCCGCCAAGGGCGCGCGCATCATCGATATCAACATGGGCTGTCCGGTCAAGAAGGTGTGCAACCTGGCGTCCGGCTCGGCCCTGCTGCGCCATGAAGACCTCATCGCCCGCATCCTCGACGCGGTGGTGCAGGCCTGCCGTCCGCTGGACGTGCCGGTGACGCTGAAGACCCGCACCGGCTGGGACCGCGAGCACCGCAATGCCCTGCGCATCGCCCGCCTGGCCCGGGACAGTGGCATCGCCGCCCTGACCCTGCACGGCCGCACCCGCGCCGACATGTACACCGGCCAGGCCGAATACGACACCATCCGGGAAGTCAAGGCTGCCATCGATATCCCGGTGGTCGCCAATGGCGACATCGACAGCCCGGAGAAGGCGCGGCACGTTCTCGACTACACTGGCGCCGATGCCGTCATGGTCGGCCGCGCGGCGCAGGGCAAGCCGTGGATTTTCCGTGAGATTGACTACTATCTGCGTACGGGCGATAAACTGCCGCCCCCGACCTACGGCGAAATGCGCGACCTGCTGCTGGAACACCTGGACGACCACTACCGGTTCTACGGGGAGCACACCGGCGTGCGCACGGCGCGCAAGCACATCGGATGGTACGTCGACGGCCTGCCTGGCGCCGACGCCTTCCGCGCTCACATGAACCAGATCGACGGCACCGGCGCGCAGGCAAGCGCCGTGGCCGACTGGTTCGATCGTTTCGCCTGCGATGCGCGGCCCGCCGAAACCCTCGGCGAGCAAACCTTGCTGGCGGCGTGA
- a CDS encoding FAD-dependent monooxygenase encodes MSKPDFSVAILGAGPVGCALALMLARHAADPSSILLVRAAAPSSQAASPAAQGVSPVPPIASPSSSPSSQATPPAPGATTGPTPGSVVAPIAAPASAPLAAPAIPALPASAAPAAPEADARVLALNHGSHVLLESLGAWPREAADIRTIHVSQRGRLGRTVIRDSDFDVPRLGAVTAYATLHAALMRQVERAGIAVRALPGARLSAQDADGATLADAGGATLRCGVAVQSDGAGANDIRREYGQHAVLATVRASLPRDGWAFERFTREGPLALLPHPAAPGTYAVVWCCAPERAQALAALDQAAFSAALTEAFGDRLGALACVAPRHVFPLFLSARRALVNGRAVAVGNAAQTLHPVAGQGLNLGLRDAARLAQSLAPWLERPAAPPTEALAGFARARRDDRWLTAGLTDLMPRAFATGLAPLEHAGGLALLSLDLLQPLRTPLARHLLQGLRA; translated from the coding sequence CCGGCCCGGTGGGCTGCGCGCTGGCGCTGATGCTGGCGCGCCATGCCGCCGATCCTTCCTCCATCCTGCTGGTGCGGGCCGCGGCGCCGTCATCCCAAGCGGCGTCGCCCGCCGCCCAAGGCGTGTCGCCTGTCCCACCCATTGCGTCGCCTTCCTCGTCGCCTTCCTCCCAGGCCACGCCGCCGGCCCCGGGCGCGACCACCGGCCCCACGCCGGGCTCGGTGGTCGCGCCCATCGCGGCGCCCGCCAGCGCGCCGCTCGCCGCGCCCGCGATTCCCGCCCTGCCGGCCAGCGCCGCGCCGGCGGCGCCGGAGGCCGACGCCCGCGTGCTCGCCCTGAACCACGGCAGCCACGTGCTGCTGGAATCGCTGGGCGCATGGCCGCGCGAAGCCGCCGACATCCGCACCATCCACGTGTCCCAACGCGGCCGGCTCGGCCGCACCGTGATCCGCGACAGCGACTTCGACGTGCCGCGGCTGGGCGCGGTCACGGCATACGCCACGCTGCACGCCGCGCTGATGCGCCAGGTCGAACGGGCCGGCATCGCCGTGCGCGCCCTGCCCGGCGCGCGCCTGTCCGCCCAGGACGCCGACGGCGCCACGCTGGCCGACGCCGGCGGCGCCACCCTGCGCTGCGGCGTGGCGGTGCAATCGGACGGCGCCGGCGCCAACGACATCCGCCGCGAATATGGCCAGCATGCGGTGCTGGCCACCGTGCGCGCCTCGCTGCCGCGCGACGGCTGGGCCTTCGAGCGCTTCACCCGCGAGGGCCCGCTGGCCCTGCTGCCCCATCCCGCCGCGCCCGGGACCTACGCCGTGGTCTGGTGCTGCGCGCCGGAACGCGCCCAGGCCCTGGCCGCGCTGGACCAGGCGGCGTTCTCCGCGGCGCTGACGGAAGCCTTCGGCGACCGCCTGGGCGCCCTCGCCTGCGTGGCGCCGCGCCACGTCTTCCCGCTGTTCCTCAGTGCCCGGCGCGCCCTGGTGAACGGCCGCGCCGTGGCCGTGGGCAACGCCGCGCAGACCCTGCATCCGGTGGCCGGCCAGGGGCTGAACCTGGGACTGCGCGACGCGGCCCGGCTGGCCCAGTCGCTGGCGCCCTGGCTGGAGCGGCCTGCCGCGCCGCCCACGGAGGCGCTGGCCGGCTTCGCCCGCGCCCGGCGCGACGATCGCTGGCTGACGGCCGGGCTGACCGACCTCATGCCGCGCGCCTTCGCCACCGGCCTGGCGCCGCTCGAACACGCCGGCGGCCTGGCGCTGCTGAGCCTGGACTTGTTACAACCGCTGCGGACGCCGCTGGCGCGGCACCTGCTCCAGGGCCTGCGCGCCTGA
- the ruvA gene encoding Holliday junction branch migration protein RuvA, whose product MIGRLTGTLVEKTPPTICVDVNGVGYEVDVPMSTLYALPELGARVSLHTHLAVREDAHLLYGFASTAERAAFRQLIKVSGIGARTALAVLSGLSVADLAQAVTLQESGRLTRVPGIGKKTAERLLLELRGKLGADIGVSPQQAPDSQSDVLNALLALGYSEKESLSALKGLPAGVDVSEGIRLALKALVR is encoded by the coding sequence ATGATCGGAAGACTCACCGGCACCCTGGTCGAAAAAACACCCCCGACGATCTGCGTCGACGTCAACGGCGTCGGCTACGAGGTCGACGTGCCCATGAGCACGCTGTACGCGCTGCCCGAGCTGGGCGCGCGCGTCAGCCTGCATACCCACCTGGCCGTGCGCGAGGACGCGCACCTGCTGTACGGTTTCGCCAGCACGGCCGAACGCGCCGCCTTCCGCCAGTTGATCAAGGTCAGCGGCATCGGCGCCCGCACCGCGCTGGCGGTGCTGTCGGGCCTGTCGGTGGCGGATCTCGCGCAGGCCGTCACGCTGCAGGAATCGGGCCGGCTGACGCGCGTGCCGGGCATCGGCAAGAAGACCGCCGAGCGCCTGCTGCTGGAATTGCGCGGCAAGCTGGGCGCCGACATCGGCGTGAGCCCGCAACAGGCGCCGGACAGCCAGTCGGACGTGCTCAACGCCTTGCTGGCGCTGGGTTATTCGGAGAAGGAATCGCTGTCCGCGCTCAAGGGCCTGCCGGCGGGCGTGGACGTGTCGGAAGGGATACGGCTGGCGTTGAAGGCGCTGGTTCGTTAA
- the purH gene encoding bifunctional phosphoribosylaminoimidazolecarboxamide formyltransferase/IMP cyclohydrolase encodes MKIETALLSVSDKTGIVEFARALATRGVRLLSTGGTAKLLAEAGLAVTEVAAHTGSPEILDGRVKTLHPKIHGGLLARRDSAEHLDTIAAHGIDRIDMLVVNLYPFRETVAKPDCTFADAVENIDIGGPAMLRAAAKNHGTEAGGVTVVIDPADYPRVLAELDATGATSYPLRLNLATKVYAHTAAYDGAIAAYLSSLADAAPAQDATPARKEWPDTLTIQVKQEQALRYGENPHQSAAFYVDPQRQAGLLGNYRQLQGKELSYNNIADADAAWECVRSFDSAACVIVKHANPCGVAVAGHALDAYRQAFKTDPTSAFGGIIAFNRPVDLATAEAVSEQFLEVLLAPAYDGAALALLAKKKNVRVLEVPTGVGQNAFDVKRVGGGWLVQSPDTGSLTEADLKVVTRKQPTEQQLKDLLFAWKVAKYVKSNAIVFCADGMTLGVGAGQMSRIDSARIASIKAENAGLSLRGSAVASDAFFPFRDGLDVVVAAGAGCVIQPGGSVRDDEVIAAADEHGIAMVLTGMRHFRH; translated from the coding sequence ATGAAAATCGAAACCGCCCTGCTCTCGGTCTCCGACAAGACCGGTATTGTTGAATTCGCCCGCGCCCTCGCCACGCGCGGCGTGCGCCTGCTGTCCACGGGAGGCACGGCGAAGCTGCTGGCCGAAGCCGGCCTGGCCGTGACCGAAGTGGCAGCCCACACCGGCTCGCCGGAAATCCTCGACGGCCGCGTCAAGACGCTCCATCCGAAGATCCACGGCGGCCTGCTGGCGCGCCGCGACAGCGCGGAGCACCTGGACACCATCGCCGCGCACGGCATCGACCGCATCGACATGCTGGTGGTCAACCTCTACCCCTTCCGCGAAACGGTGGCCAAGCCCGACTGCACCTTCGCCGACGCGGTGGAGAACATCGACATCGGCGGCCCGGCGATGCTGCGCGCGGCCGCCAAGAACCACGGCACCGAGGCCGGCGGCGTGACGGTGGTGATCGACCCCGCCGATTACCCGCGCGTGCTGGCCGAACTGGACGCCACGGGCGCCACTTCCTACCCCCTGCGCCTGAACCTGGCGACCAAGGTCTACGCCCACACCGCCGCCTACGACGGCGCCATCGCCGCCTACCTGAGCAGCCTGGCCGACGCCGCGCCGGCCCAGGACGCCACGCCGGCGCGCAAGGAATGGCCCGACACCCTGACCATCCAGGTCAAGCAGGAACAGGCCCTGCGCTACGGCGAGAACCCGCACCAGTCGGCGGCCTTCTACGTCGACCCGCAGCGCCAGGCCGGCCTGCTGGGCAACTACCGCCAATTGCAGGGCAAGGAGCTGTCCTACAACAACATCGCCGACGCCGATGCCGCCTGGGAATGCGTGCGCAGCTTCGACAGCGCCGCCTGCGTCATCGTCAAGCATGCCAATCCCTGCGGCGTGGCCGTGGCGGGGCATGCGCTGGACGCCTACCGGCAAGCCTTCAAGACCGACCCCACGTCGGCCTTCGGCGGCATCATCGCCTTCAACCGTCCGGTCGATCTCGCCACGGCGGAAGCCGTCAGCGAGCAATTCCTGGAAGTGCTGCTGGCCCCCGCCTACGACGGCGCGGCCCTCGCGCTGCTGGCCAAGAAGAAGAACGTGCGCGTGCTGGAAGTGCCGACCGGCGTCGGCCAGAACGCCTTCGACGTCAAGCGCGTGGGCGGCGGCTGGCTGGTGCAGTCGCCCGACACGGGCAGCCTGACCGAGGCGGACCTGAAGGTCGTCACCAGGAAGCAGCCCACGGAACAGCAACTGAAGGATCTGCTGTTCGCCTGGAAGGTGGCCAAGTACGTCAAGTCCAACGCCATCGTGTTCTGCGCCGACGGCATGACGCTGGGCGTCGGCGCCGGCCAGATGAGCCGCATCGATTCCGCGCGCATCGCCTCGATCAAGGCCGAGAACGCCGGCCTGTCGCTGCGGGGTTCGGCCGTGGCGTCGGACGCCTTCTTCCCGTTCCGCGACGGCCTGGACGTGGTCGTGGCGGCGGGCGCCGGCTGCGTCATCCAGCCCGGCGGCAGCGTGCGCGACGACGAAGTGATCGCCGCCGCGGACGAGCATGGCATCGCCATGGTGCTGACCGGCATGCGTCACTTCCGCCACTGA
- the ruvC gene encoding crossover junction endodeoxyribonuclease RuvC — translation MRILGVDPGLRRTGFGVIDTDGARLRYVASGTIVVPPAAALAQRLKVILDNLREVVRDTRPDVAALEIVFLNTNPTSTLLLGQARGAALCALADCGLDVHEYTALQIKKSVVGTGRAAKEQVQAMVRHLLSLDGLPAPDSADALACAISHAHVGPLADRLLLMSKKSKGSRARLRGGRLTI, via the coding sequence ATGCGCATCCTCGGTGTCGATCCCGGCCTGCGCCGCACCGGCTTCGGCGTCATCGACACCGACGGCGCGCGCCTGCGCTATGTCGCCAGCGGCACCATCGTCGTGCCGCCGGCGGCCGCGCTGGCGCAGCGCCTGAAGGTCATCCTCGACAACCTGCGCGAGGTCGTGCGGGACACGCGGCCCGACGTGGCCGCGCTGGAAATCGTCTTTCTCAATACCAATCCCACCTCCACCCTGCTGCTGGGGCAGGCGCGCGGGGCGGCGCTGTGCGCGCTGGCGGACTGCGGCCTGGACGTGCACGAGTACACCGCCTTGCAGATCAAGAAATCGGTGGTGGGCACCGGCCGCGCGGCCAAGGAACAGGTGCAGGCGATGGTGCGGCACCTGCTGTCGCTCGACGGCCTGCCCGCGCCCGACTCCGCCGACGCGCTGGCCTGCGCCATTTCGCACGCCCACGTCGGCCCGCTGGCCGACCGTCTCTTATTGATGAGCAAGAAAAGCAAAGGCAGCCGCGCGCGGTTGCGCGGCGGCCGGCTGACGATCTGA
- a CDS encoding RNA-guided endonuclease InsQ/TnpB family protein: MQRLQAFKYELRPNGQQASQMRRFAGACRFVFNRALALQKANYEAGGKFIGYVAMARHLTAWRNGTETPWLKDAPVHPLQHALKDLERGYKNFFARRAAFPCFKKKGLRESFRYPDAKQFKLDETNHRIFLPKLGWMRLRLSRAVLGKPCNATVSRSGGKWFVSIQTEREMVQAVPRATSAIGIDMGVTHLATFSDGTFLEPLASFKQHEIRLRRYQRAMSRKQKFSKNWHKAKRKVRSIHTRIANCRKDYLHKATTTISQNHAMVCIEDLQVKNMSRSAAGTAEAPGRNVKAKSGLNKAILAQGWFEFRRQLEYKLAWNGGILIAVPPQNTSRTCPCCGHVSADNRKTQSQFKCVQCGHEANADEVGAINVLRAGHARLACGEDVSHAKPAKAMRAASVKQEPTEAACSGAMPAMSAVGILRL; this comes from the coding sequence GTGCAACGCCTCCAAGCCTTCAAATACGAACTGCGTCCCAACGGTCAGCAAGCGAGCCAGATGCGCCGCTTCGCTGGCGCGTGCCGGTTCGTGTTCAACAGGGCGCTGGCGCTGCAAAAAGCCAACTACGAAGCGGGCGGCAAATTCATCGGCTATGTGGCGATGGCAAGGCACCTGACGGCTTGGCGCAATGGAACCGAAACCCCGTGGCTCAAGGATGCGCCTGTGCATCCGTTGCAACATGCGCTCAAGGACCTGGAGCGGGGGTACAAGAATTTCTTTGCCCGGCGGGCAGCCTTTCCATGCTTCAAGAAGAAAGGCCTCAGGGAGAGCTTTCGCTATCCCGACGCCAAGCAATTCAAACTCGACGAGACCAATCACCGAATCTTCCTGCCCAAGCTGGGCTGGATGCGCTTGCGTTTGTCCCGGGCGGTTCTGGGCAAGCCCTGCAATGCTACGGTGAGCCGATCGGGCGGCAAATGGTTTGTGAGCATTCAGACAGAGCGCGAAATGGTGCAAGCTGTGCCGCGGGCCACATCGGCCATCGGCATCGATATGGGTGTTACTCACTTAGCTACGTTCTCGGACGGTACGTTTCTGGAACCGCTGGCGAGCTTCAAACAGCACGAAATCCGCCTGCGCCGCTACCAGCGAGCCATGAGCCGAAAACAGAAGTTCAGCAAGAACTGGCACAAAGCCAAAAGGAAGGTTCGATCTATACACACGCGGATTGCCAACTGCCGCAAAGATTACCTGCACAAGGCCACGACCACGATCAGCCAAAACCACGCGATGGTGTGCATCGAGGACTTGCAGGTTAAGAACATGTCCAGATCGGCCGCCGGCACGGCAGAGGCTCCGGGCAGGAACGTCAAGGCCAAATCGGGACTGAACAAAGCCATCCTGGCTCAGGGCTGGTTCGAGTTCAGGCGGCAACTGGAATACAAACTGGCCTGGAATGGCGGGATACTCATTGCCGTGCCGCCGCAAAACACCAGCCGAACCTGCCCATGTTGCGGCCATGTATCGGCGGACAACCGCAAGACGCAATCGCAGTTCAAGTGCGTGCAATGCGGTCACGAAGCCAATGCCGATGAGGTCGGCGCCATCAATGTTTTAAGGGCGGGACACGCCCGGCTAGCCTGTGGAGAGGATGTCAGCCACGCAAAGCCTGCAAAGGCCATGCGTGCAGCCTCGGTAAAGCAGGAACCCACCGAAGCGGCTTGTTCGGGCGCGATGCCTGCAATGAGCGCCGTAGGAATCCTCCGTCTTTAG
- a CDS encoding serine/threonine-protein phosphatase: MERPTAYLRKVRAAHAALKSTRGAVMAVAVIRPVLGSFEFAGIGNISTVLITPDELRRLPSTDGTVGYSVRTIREQSYPWVPGSILALSTDGLSTRWNLAAHPGLHRRHPALIAGVIHRDFSRTNDDATIVVVKDEQA, translated from the coding sequence ATTGAACGACCTACGGCCTATCTTCGCAAGGTTCGCGCTGCCCATGCCGCACTGAAATCGACCCGCGGCGCGGTGATGGCGGTGGCGGTCATCCGGCCCGTCCTCGGCAGTTTCGAATTCGCCGGCATCGGTAATATTTCCACGGTGTTGATCACGCCGGACGAGCTGCGCCGCCTGCCCTCGACCGACGGCACGGTGGGCTACAGCGTCCGCACCATACGAGAACAATCCTATCCCTGGGTCCCGGGTTCGATCCTTGCTTTGAGCACGGACGGCCTGTCCACGCGCTGGAACCTGGCCGCGCACCCGGGCTTGCATCGGCGCCATCCGGCGCTGATCGCCGGCGTCATACACCGCGATTTTTCCCGCACCAACGACGATGCCACCATCGTGGTCGTGAAGGATGAACAAGCATGA
- a CDS encoding helix-turn-helix domain-containing protein, with the protein MSKKDVLEECVRASLERYFEDLGDSEPHDMWEMVMRCVERPVLEVALERAGGNQSRASEMLGITRNTLRKKLLAHNIQV; encoded by the coding sequence ATGAGTAAAAAAGATGTCCTGGAAGAATGCGTACGCGCCAGCCTGGAGCGCTACTTCGAAGACCTCGGCGATTCCGAGCCCCACGACATGTGGGAAATGGTGATGCGCTGCGTTGAACGCCCGGTCCTCGAAGTCGCGCTGGAACGCGCGGGCGGCAACCAGTCGCGCGCATCGGAAATGCTGGGCATCACCCGCAATACGCTGCGCAAGAAGCTGCTTGCGCATAACATCCAGGTCTGA